Below is a window of Tolypothrix bouteillei VB521301 DNA.
GCATATACAAGATTGCTTGTCAAAAACTGGAAAGATTGCTTTTTCTTCTATAAAGAGGTTATTGAATTTGATGTTGCAGTGGTAGATGAAGAAGCCGGATATGCTGAGTTTAAAGCGGGAGATATGCGGTTAACTCTATTTCGACGACAAGAAATGGCACAAATGATTCACAATGCCGATAAGCCTGCTCATGCAGAATGCCAAGATACTGTAGCTCTAGTTTTTATCGTACATGATTTAGAGGAAGAATATCAGAGATTGAGGCATAAAGGCGTGAATTTTACTGCTGCACCCATGAATAATCCATACTACAACTTAAAAACAGCTTATCTTCGAGATCCAGATGGCACTCTCATTGGTTTGTACCAATATTTAATGTAATCTAAAATACACCAGGAATTTAACAAGGGGAGGTTGTCAAAGCGCTATGGCTACGAAACCTGTAATTATGACGGTGGACGACGATCCAGAAGTTTTACAAGCTGTGGCGCGGGACCTACGCCAAGAGTACGGCGATCGCTTCAGAATCATCCGC
It encodes the following:
- a CDS encoding VOC family protein, whose translation is MKVDTAYTRLLVKNWKDCFFFYKEVIEFDVAVVDEEAGYAEFKAGDMRLTLFRRQEMAQMIHNADKPAHAECQDTVALVFIVHDLEEEYQRLRHKGVNFTAAPMNNPYYNLKTAYLRDPDGTLIGLYQYLM